In Roseomonas fluvialis, one genomic interval encodes:
- a CDS encoding tripartite tricarboxylate transporter substrate binding protein: MTTITRRAVLGTAAAAPFVHGAVAQERFPSRPITIYVPFPAGGATDVQMRSFAEAATRHFGQTVLVENRPGAGSTLGAAAVARARPDGYTVSQMTLPALRLPHMQRMPYDVTKDFTPIIHLTGYLFAVVVRAESPYQTWADLVADARRRPGQVRLGNTGANGTPHLTLVDLAERERIEFVHVPFRGEGDMTPALLGGHIEGGASGSGVGQLVDEGKLRFLNVWSRERSPRWPNVPTLIELGYANMVVTSPYGLVAPAGLDPAIRRALHDGFKAALYDSAHIATLRRLDQPLEYLDSEAYARNMIEVYEQERQRVERLGLRTG; the protein is encoded by the coding sequence ATGACGACCATCACCCGCCGCGCCGTGCTCGGCACCGCAGCCGCCGCGCCCTTCGTGCACGGCGCCGTGGCGCAGGAGCGTTTCCCCAGCCGCCCCATCACCATCTACGTGCCGTTCCCGGCCGGCGGGGCGACCGATGTGCAGATGCGATCCTTCGCCGAAGCCGCGACCCGCCATTTCGGCCAGACCGTGCTGGTCGAGAACCGCCCCGGCGCAGGCAGCACGCTCGGCGCGGCCGCGGTGGCGCGCGCGCGACCCGACGGCTACACCGTCTCGCAGATGACGCTGCCGGCACTGCGCCTGCCGCACATGCAGCGCATGCCCTATGACGTGACCAAGGACTTCACGCCGATCATCCACCTGACCGGCTACCTGTTCGCCGTCGTGGTGCGCGCCGAGAGCCCCTATCAGACCTGGGCTGACCTGGTAGCCGATGCACGCCGGCGCCCGGGCCAGGTGCGCCTGGGCAATACCGGCGCGAACGGCACGCCGCACCTGACGCTGGTGGATCTCGCGGAGCGCGAGCGCATCGAGTTCGTGCACGTGCCCTTCCGTGGGGAGGGCGACATGACGCCCGCGCTGCTCGGCGGGCATATCGAGGGCGGCGCCAGCGGTTCGGGCGTGGGCCAGCTGGTAGATGAGGGCAAGCTCCGCTTCCTGAACGTGTGGTCGCGCGAACGTTCGCCGCGCTGGCCGAACGTGCCGACGCTGATCGAACTCGGCTATGCCAACATGGTGGTGACATCGCCCTATGGGCTGGTGGCGCCGGCGGGGCTCGACCCCGCGATCCGCCGCGCGCTGCATGATGGCTTCAAGGCGGCGCTGTACGACTCGGCGCATATCGCGACGCTGCGGCGGCTCGACCAGCCGCTGGAATACCTCGACAGCGAGGCCTATGCGCGGAACATGATCGAGGTCTACGAGCAGGAACGCCAGCGCGTGGAACGCCTTGGCCTCAGGACGGGCTGA
- a CDS encoding AMP-binding protein has translation MALLARWAEATPDKVAAHFPDLGRAITFGELDARATRIAQWLVALGLQPGDGIAMLMDNRPEFFEVAFACRRAGLYYTPLSVHLRPSEVAYMLGDAGAKAVIVSPGVADLATAMLREGATGSVPRFAVGEGLPGYDGFEAAIVAAPAHPLPQRPVGREFLYSSGTTGLPKGIKRPLVAWENRLAPDWDMTWKTLYACGPGMTYLSPAPLYHAAPHSFTIRRTIAEGGTVVVMAKFDPLRALELIEQYGVTHSQWVPTMFVRLLALPDADRRRFDLSSHRIAIHAAAPCPVGVKQRMMDWWGPIIWEYYAGSESVGTTVVSPQDWPLRPGTVGRPVNGVTLHIVDDEGRDMPSGQVGRICFAGAPRFAYHNAPEKTAAAYDAQGRATLGDLGRVDDEGWLYLSDRRADLILSGGVNIYPAEIEAVIARHPDVAEVAIVGIPHAEFGEQVHAVIVPRGRGDGLQATLEALCREHLAGPKRPRSWEFVDELPRSEAGKLLRRILKERYLSPS, from the coding sequence ACCTTCGGCGAACTGGACGCGCGCGCGACACGCATCGCGCAATGGCTGGTCGCACTCGGCCTGCAGCCAGGCGACGGCATCGCCATGCTGATGGACAACCGGCCGGAATTCTTCGAAGTCGCCTTCGCCTGCCGGCGCGCGGGGCTCTACTACACGCCGCTGTCGGTGCATCTGCGGCCGAGCGAGGTCGCCTACATGCTGGGCGATGCGGGTGCGAAGGCGGTGATCGTCTCGCCGGGCGTTGCCGACCTCGCGACCGCCATGCTGCGCGAAGGTGCAACCGGCAGCGTGCCGCGCTTCGCGGTGGGCGAAGGGCTGCCGGGCTATGACGGCTTCGAGGCCGCCATCGTCGCGGCCCCCGCCCACCCGCTGCCGCAGCGCCCGGTCGGGCGCGAATTCCTCTACTCCTCGGGCACCACCGGCCTGCCGAAGGGGATCAAGCGCCCGCTCGTGGCGTGGGAGAACCGCCTGGCGCCGGACTGGGACATGACCTGGAAGACCCTCTATGCCTGCGGGCCAGGGATGACCTACCTCTCCCCTGCGCCGCTGTACCACGCGGCACCGCACAGCTTCACCATCCGCCGCACCATCGCCGAAGGCGGCACCGTCGTGGTGATGGCGAAGTTCGACCCGCTGCGCGCTCTGGAACTGATCGAGCAGTACGGCGTCACCCACAGCCAATGGGTGCCGACCATGTTCGTGCGCCTTCTGGCATTGCCGGATGCCGATCGGCGGCGATTCGACCTGTCGTCGCATCGCATCGCGATCCACGCCGCCGCCCCCTGCCCCGTCGGCGTCAAGCAGCGGATGATGGACTGGTGGGGTCCGATCATCTGGGAATACTACGCGGGATCCGAGAGCGTCGGCACGACTGTGGTCTCGCCGCAGGATTGGCCGCTACGGCCCGGCACGGTGGGCCGCCCCGTAAACGGCGTGACGCTGCATATCGTCGATGACGAGGGCCGCGACATGCCGTCTGGCCAGGTCGGACGCATCTGCTTCGCCGGCGCGCCGCGCTTCGCGTACCACAACGCGCCGGAGAAGACCGCCGCGGCCTATGACGCGCAGGGCCGCGCCACGCTTGGCGACCTCGGCCGCGTGGACGATGAAGGCTGGCTGTACCTGTCCGACCGCCGCGCCGACCTCATCCTGTCCGGCGGCGTCAATATCTACCCGGCCGAGATCGAGGCCGTCATCGCGCGGCATCCGGACGTCGCCGAGGTCGCCATCGTCGGCATCCCGCATGCCGAATTCGGCGAGCAGGTGCATGCGGTTATCGTGCCGCGCGGCCGCGGGGATGGCCTTCAGGCGACGCTGGAGGCGCTGTGCCGCGAACACCTGGCCGGCCCCAAGCGCCCGCGCTCGTGGGAATTCGTGGACGAACTCCCGCGCAGCGAGGCCGGCAAGCTGCTGCGCAGGATCCTGAAGGAGCGCTACCTCAGCCCGTCCTGA